A DNA window from Chloroflexota bacterium contains the following coding sequences:
- a CDS encoding acyl-CoA dehydrogenase, with amino-acid sequence MILELNEEQKILQKNARDFMEREIIPIADEYDRKYHPLPKDIALGLLKKLVPLGYVGSTLSPEYGGQNLDPISYAVLGEELARAYLSLGMIVLIQDGSVLPILVEHGTPEQKAKYIPKIMSLEKITCFCLTEPDVGSGARDLKTAAVLDGDHYILNGTKTWITSGGIADLAVVFTSTDKGKGARGISCLLVDNAESPFATRELPKLGCRSCPTSELNFEDCRVPKDNLIGTPGSAYLLALGELCKLRVAVGIGALGLAQAAIDAAVKYARERKQFGRPIGSFQLIQEMIADMAILTDAARFLCYRALYLIGKGQIPFKEASMAKAYSTEMAVEVTSKAIQVHGAYGISEEYPVERYFRDARTLTFPDGATQIQKLVIGREMLGISAFV; translated from the coding sequence ATGATTCTAGAACTCAACGAAGAGCAGAAGATACTGCAGAAGAACGCCCGTGACTTCATGGAACGCGAAATAATCCCCATCGCCGATGAATATGACCGCAAATATCACCCCCTGCCCAAAGATATAGCTCTCGGCCTGCTAAAGAAATTAGTCCCTCTCGGCTATGTGGGCTCAACTTTGTCTCCAGAGTACGGCGGCCAAAATCTAGACCCCATCTCATACGCCGTCCTCGGCGAGGAGCTAGCCCGCGCTTACCTCAGCTTAGGCATGATTGTGCTGATACAGGACGGTAGTGTGCTCCCCATACTAGTGGAACACGGTACCCCTGAGCAAAAGGCAAAATACATACCAAAGATAATGTCGCTGGAAAAAATCACCTGCTTTTGCCTGACCGAGCCTGATGTTGGTTCTGGAGCCCGGGATTTGAAAACTGCAGCCGTACTTGACGGAGACCACTACATACTCAACGGCACCAAAACATGGATAACGAGCGGTGGCATCGCTGACCTGGCAGTTGTCTTTACTTCTACCGACAAAGGTAAGGGAGCTAGAGGCATTTCCTGTTTGCTTGTCGATAATGCCGAGTCTCCATTCGCCACCCGAGAATTACCCAAGCTAGGCTGCCGCTCTTGCCCCACCTCCGAGTTGAATTTTGAGGACTGCCGCGTGCCCAAGGATAACCTGATCGGCACACCAGGCAGCGCCTATCTATTGGCGCTGGGCGAGCTTTGTAAACTCCGAGTCGCCGTGGGCATAGGAGCCTTGGGCTTAGCACAGGCTGCTATCGACGCTGCTGTCAAATACGCCCGGGAACGAAAACAATTCGGTCGCCCCATCGGCAGTTTTCAGCTCATTCAGGAAATGATCGCTGATATGGCCATACTTACCGATGCCGCCCGCTTCCTCTGCTACCGAGCTTTATACCTCATAGGCAAAGGCCAAATCCCCTTTAAAGAGGCCTCTATGGCAAAAGCTTACAGCACAGAAATGGCCGTTGAGGTAACCTCCAAAGCTATCCAGGTTCACGGCGCCTACGGCATTTCCGAGGAGTACCCTGTGGAGCGTTATTTCCGTGATGCCCGCACTCTTACTTTTCCCGATGGCGCCACACAAATTCAAAAACTAGTCATCGGCCGTGAGATGCTCGGCATATCAGCCTTTGTCTAA
- the amrS gene encoding AmmeMemoRadiSam system radical SAM enzyme: protein MHEALLYEKLPDSRVRCSVCQWRCVIGSGKFGVCRVRRNDGGVLHVLNYAQVSSVAVDPIEKKPLFHFFPGSLALSLGTWGCNFHCKHCQNWQISCVEEPAEMTGESHRIPPEGAVRLAKERNCGGITWTYNEPSIWFEYTLDSAKLAKKDKLYTGYVTNGYLTPQALDAVGPYLDAWRVDIKGFSDALYRDLAKIPRWTGILEVAKRAQQKWGMHVEVITNVIPTMNDDEEQLHGIASWMRDELGELTPWHVTRFYPQHNLMHLPPTPIASLEKAYDIGKKAGLRFVYLGNVPGHSAENTVCYSCDKVVIQRFGYDVHVVGVKGSRCKFCGAELNIKTAGWSRQVPALSGGVP from the coding sequence ATGCACGAGGCGCTGCTTTATGAAAAGCTTCCCGACTCGAGAGTACGCTGCAGTGTGTGTCAATGGCGTTGTGTTATTGGGTCGGGCAAATTTGGGGTTTGTCGGGTGCGCCGAAACGATGGCGGCGTCCTTCATGTACTTAATTACGCTCAAGTCTCCTCGGTAGCTGTTGACCCCATTGAGAAAAAGCCGCTGTTTCATTTTTTTCCGGGAAGTCTGGCTTTGTCTCTGGGCACCTGGGGATGCAATTTTCATTGTAAGCATTGCCAGAACTGGCAGATTTCTTGCGTTGAGGAGCCAGCCGAGATGACGGGTGAATCACATCGCATACCACCGGAAGGAGCTGTGAGGTTGGCAAAGGAGCGTAATTGCGGCGGCATTACCTGGACATATAACGAGCCGAGCATTTGGTTTGAATATACGTTAGATTCGGCAAAACTGGCCAAAAAGGATAAGCTTTACACAGGTTATGTGACCAACGGTTATCTAACGCCTCAGGCTCTGGATGCCGTCGGGCCTTATCTTGATGCCTGGCGGGTTGATATCAAGGGTTTCTCTGATGCCTTATACCGAGACCTAGCCAAAATACCTCGATGGACAGGTATTCTTGAGGTGGCTAAAAGAGCGCAGCAGAAGTGGGGTATGCACGTGGAGGTGATTACCAACGTGATACCGACGATGAACGATGATGAGGAGCAGCTACATGGCATTGCTAGCTGGATGCGGGATGAGCTGGGAGAGCTGACGCCGTGGCACGTGACCAGGTTCTATCCTCAACATAACCTGATGCATTTGCCGCCGACACCGATAGCAAGTTTGGAGAAGGCTTATGATATCGGCAAGAAGGCCGGGTTACGCTTTGTTTATCTGGGCAATGTTCCCGGTCATAGTGCGGAAAACACTGTTTGTTACTCCTGCGACAAAGTAGTGATTCAGAGGTTTGGCTACGATGTTCATGTGGTAGGCGTCAAAGGTTCCAGATGTAAGTTCTGTGGAGCTGAGCTTAATATTAAGACGGCTGGTTGGTCTCGCCAGGTTCCAGCTTTATCGGGAGGGGTGCCATGA